The genomic segment gcgtttgcatgtgttgtttcaaACCACTTTTTAGTGCGAAACCTTTAccgcattctgagcaggaaaaaggtttttctccagtgtgtattctcatgtgttgtTTCATACAACTTTTTCGTGCAAAACTTTTACCGCATtcggagcaggaaaaaggtttttctccagtgtgtattctctgGTGTATTTTCAAATGATGGCTGTGAGTAAAATTTTTACCGCAgattgagcaggaaaaaggtttttctccagtgtgtgttctcatgtgttttttcAGATGACAACGGTAATCAtaagttttgtcacagtgagaacatttaaagcgtgtgttgtcagtgtgacatgtcttatcagctTTAGAGtcgtcatcatcagtgtcaggagagtgtgacgttgtgtcgtcactatctgatagtggagctaagagcttgtctgcttgtgatcctccacagtggtctccatcagcttctgttgtcatgtgttgagttgagctgctgcttggagactCCACCTCTCTCttgtcctcactttcacctttgacctcatcatcttcactcttcacaatcacaccagtcaatggcatcttggtgacagcaacctcctccagtccttcaagatgctctccctcctgactgatgccgTGTGCCTCATCTTCCTCTTTAAAGTAGAGGTTCAATGGGTCCCCCACTTCCTTTTTAAGGTGAGGGGTCTGCGGGGCCTGGTCTTCCTCTTTGAAGTGGTATGGTTGTGGCTCTTCCTGCTCCATCCTAAAGCTCCACTCCTGTTGCTCAGGtagaagatgttcttcacagacgtctgcaggccacaagaagacaaacacatgTTTTAGAACAGTCAGATTTGCTCAGTTTGCCCTGCACCAGCGTAGGTTGTGATAATGTCTCTAAATGATCTCATCAGTCACCGCGTTGATATTCAAGATGTCATAACCATACTATACATGAGGGAATAACAGAAGCAAGGTGTTATTTACTTGACGTCACATCCGGCTCGTTAACTATGCAAGCCTCGTAGTGTTGGGCCAGCGAGCCTCCTGTCATTGGCTGTATTTTGCCTTTCTTGGAGAAAAATGccttatgcttgtgttgttttaggctgttggatCCGTTCAAAACACAAAAGAGATAaacatttcttcagagttccttgagAGGTAACCAAGAAGGGTGAAAGAGTGCAATATTTGATGAAAAGACGAGAAAAGCGGCACGCACTCCAATCGAAGAAGGCAGAGCCAAAGAatgcacgagtttgcagtgatcactttattaaagttttttttttttatatatatacagttgtgcttaTACCTTTCCATACCTTGGGAGAATGTAAAAAATGTATACCTTTGGGAAAAATGTAAacctactgtcaggttcaaacatcgatgacatctattaaacaagacaagaagcaaggaaataaacagagacagaattacatttacctcaatttgaggagagatgcgtacacctgtacccttgtacagtctcATCACGGCCTAACGGAAAAAGGTTCACGTCTCCTCTTTAattggatattccctgtttactaagggtgtaacggtacatgtatttgtattgaaccatttcggtacgggggtttcggttcggttcggaggtgtaccgaacaagtttccacacggacatattaagtaacgtaccgcacattgtgtaaacaatgcacaccgaggcacaacacacggcatgctagcagcgaccgggctaggacaacatgcaaaagccagagctggaagaccatCCTGCcttgttaagatctcccgtttgggaacactttggctgtgcggtgcgatacaacaatggaggacgagagGTGGACAAAAcgaaagcggtttgccgacattgttcgcGTCGCTTCAACGAAGATAAATACGTGCGTCGTGCatacaccgcattcaagcagcctctcctcggcgagtcagacagggctaaagcaataacaaatgccgttggtgtaaTTATAGCAGCAGATTCAagatcaagattcaagatgctttattattgtccattctttaacatgtacaagacataagAACTgacatttcattttcggcacagtcccactaagagcagacatacgttacagggggacaagacgggaccgccaacggatcgccacttacagcgctccttaaaaaaggtgggaaaaaggtgatatttggaaaggggggaagagtacaaaaaatatcagtctaaggctggaacctcgggaggggtccagactgagtccaaggaaaaaacctcacatagcatagcacacataaacatgatacatataatcacaacaactcacaacagagggggggggggggggggggatttttgcggggccctggaggccggcctgctgctataaagcgctactcagtcGTCCAttaccccgaagaggaattaagcagaatttaagaccatattgcataaaaaactagattttgacctacttctatggtggaagaacaatgagcccacatatcctcttactgccaagttagccaggcactacctcgccacacCTGCTAGCTCCGTGCCcagcgaaagggtattttccacagctgttgacattgtaactgcaagcaggtctgctctttctgcagacaatgtggataaactgatttttctggcaaaaaacatgaagattgaatGAAAGTCACCagagttaaaggctggggggggggtggagttaatctgaggctgagttgacttgaaactgtttaatgttgcactttttatatgtagaagaaaagttttgtcattttatttaatttaagcaACAACtggaggcagtttaatgttgcactttatatgtaggaaggttttgttaagaaaccattctgagccttaccttatttagtttttcattttatatatgttgaccacattaaccctggcagtcGACCCTGTGtgttatatgtatgttattgttatgcttagcattcatgactgcctgctgttgcactgatcagcctagtggtggctcacatctaTCTCATccagagctattttaaagcaatgtaaaaaggataaagccattgtttacaaatttggtaaataaataaccaaaaaatgtatatacatatattttttttactgtaccgaaaataaaccaaaccgtgacctcgaACCAaattttttgtgtaccgttacacccttactgtttacataacaacatctgtttctaaaggaatgggggggggggggggggggtatgtaaacagccattgttttcggtcacattaatacaaaagaaaaagatgcctcaggcttgggctggtcctggattgagcttgggcaagtcttggatcacaatagataacccccgtctcctcccattgtacaaagcggaattttccaagcctttggcctGGTTCAACAAAGAcaacctcttgtctgttcattgggaactttgagaacggaaagttttttgataatttacataaacatttacagacACCTACTTTTCAAAATCCAGAATCCTGGCTAGCATATGTTTGTAATAGTGACATAAGTTTGACTAATGGTAGTAACTTATGAAAATGACTCAGCAGGCAGTTTCTGGTTTTGTTTTCtcaatcttttcttctctgcATGTTTGCTTCCCTCGCAATGCTGTTTCTATGATTATCAACCTTTGCCACCATAGTTGGTCAGTTTCTGCAAAGTGCAAAATTAATTCTAAAAGCAGGGGTCCTTTGACTTATTTTTCTTATCACAACTAATTCTAAAAATGACGTATTGCTGCAACCAATCGAGACACGAGCTATGTGGACATGGACACAATCGGATTAAAAGTCTAACcaaaataaaaatgcttcatgtaaacaggCCATTCAGAATATTCTGACCCAATCACACACGTTCGGATCAACATTTTTTTCCAatcgagacgggtggtttatgcGGATAGTCATTCGGAttgtagcgcatgaaaacacatcttccgaAGTTCAGGTTGAAATGATCCTTAGTGCGCATGTCTTTGAAGTCAGAATTACATTGGTGGTGGAGCGGGGACTACATTTAATAGTCTtggaatgaagcgattgtcttgctgctgtctctccACATTCAACATGTGCAGAAGTAGCGTTATAAACTGTTGAGTTTGTTGATCTAAAACGAGACTAGCAAAACCAAAAGTATGTTCCGGAttgtcatgtgtcgatgtaacaaataaagaagggatccagttgtcgtctTAACCAGCTCTTTTATTCACTACATTACAGCTACTCCGAGTGAGACTGCTTGCCTCAGACACATACACAGAATTTTGTAACAAGAGACGCGCAGCAACTTTTACATAACACAACATGGAGGGCACAGAACAGcttcatttcaaaaagagaggtaaaacaaaagtagtgaacagaaggaaaacaaaataaatactgtgataatgtcggacaagcagaaatgtttgtttacagcagAAGTATGCTTCTTCTTCAGCCGCACCTGCAGTGTGCAAACTCGTCCAAAGGATGGCGCCACAGCCCAATCGACGCCATTCCGTGTACAGTATGTGCTGCGCATGTTTAAGTATTCtaatttaaggtgtgatgcattaAAAGGCACGTCATCATCGGATAATGTTTTTCAAGGTCCATGTAGACATTCTAATCCTAattatgatcagattaaataaacTTTGCCTATGTACACGTGGCTAGTGTTTCACTCTCTCTCGTATGGGGGATCAATATCTTTCttccacaaatttttttttttttttaaattgtgagcTTGTTAGAGCAAGCAGTTCCACGAATCACGTATGTCAGACTagatacctatatacatacatatacaaatacataataCTATACTATATCTTCTGCCTGGAGCcgctgtgacatagattaccgCAATACCTCGTATATCACTCAAAAGcgcaaattccaaccattgaaatactttgtatagttcaagacttactgtCATTTGAAAACAGCATTGCACATAATAATGGCGGCAACAGTTTCAATGTTAGAGGGCCCAAACAATTATTTGGAAACGTCGGGCGGGTCTGACGTATGTGTTATgtcaaaacaaaatcaaaacatGATATTTACCAAGTCTGCACTCTTTATTAACACATTAAAAACGCAAGTACCTAGATTTTTTCAGCAACAGTGCAGCTGCCgttttttttttgtcgttttaTAGCGCGCAGTCTCTCTGTATTTCACTTTGGAGTGTTCCCGAACGTCAACGGAGCGCCCGACACGGACCAAAATATACGAAAGCAACCCGACTCCATTAACACACATTCTTTTAGCGGTTTTATACAGCATGATAGTACATGTAATATGTAATTatattgatgttaaatataatgtacacatgataGTACATGTAATATGCCATTTTATTGATGTTAAATATAAAGTACAcattattgtacatgtaatatatcaccatATTGATGTTAAATACAAAGTACAGatggtacatgtaatatatcactatattgataaaAGATGCGTTATGATGACACCAAGTCAGCTTTTCTGCTTGGACACAATGTGAATGATACCAGTGAATGTTTTTATGTGAACAAAGATTGTTtttaaactacacttgtgtgtctCTCTATGCCCCCAACTGAATGTGTCATATTTAGTTTTGATAAATTgaatttgccttatttttattttgctaaaTCCAAATTCAtgcacatttgttgttgttttttaaatgcacatcTTTGTGTATTTGTGGCTGCTTTTCTTTTTTCAAAATACACATACTCCTTCAAAATGCACattttgtatattgtgtatatctgtattttaactttattttatcctttatatttttaatataactttaaaaaaatctgttttacAGTTAGCTTACACCATGGTTCAGAGAGGAACATTTTTATTTCCCTGCATGTCCAGCACATGTTGAAAATGGACAATAAAGATGACTGACTCAAACTAGAGTAAATATTGGAGTTTCTTTTGAGCAGCGAGAGATGTTGAAGAAGGAAAGGATTTAAAAACGGATGTTATGTGCACTTCATGTGGGTTAGTTCTTCATGTGTTGCCTACTTGTACTACTAGTAGTTACAGAACTTTACAAACCTTTACTTCTGACATGCGCTTGGAGAGTCTTTATGGCAAGCTGTGTCCCAACTGAGCAGGTCTTTGGTGATTGTGTCTGGCAGCCTGTGTCAGTAAAAGTCTGCTGGCTGGTTGTATCTCTCTGTGGAAACACATTCAACAATGCACTTAGTGAGCAATACTGCACTCCAATATCATTCACACACAAGCATTACTGCAACTGTTAGCTAACTAAATCAATGGCAAATAGAACGGAACGCTGACATTTTGTAGCTAATCACTGAGCAGAAAGGTGTAAATGCACATTAGGCCTATGCCGTTATTCAATAAGTCAATTAGCCAACAATAAATGAAATTGAAGACGCTAAGTTTCCCACGTGCATGCGTGTTAATGGGCTTCGAAAGAAGGATTTAGGATTCAGCAGCTGCGCGCGTTTGTGCCAtagtgcgggggtcagcaacccgtggctctagagccacatgtggctctttagcggcgccctggtggctccatggagcttttaaaaaaatgtatggaaatggaaaagaaatggggtgaaaaatatgttttttgttgtaatatggtttgtgAAGGAGGACAAAAACGACACACACtttcttaattgttagaaatcccactgtttatattaaacatgcttcactgatgagagtatttggtgagtgccattttgtcctactaatttcagcggtccttgaactcaccgttgtgtgaaCTGTGACTCAacaatttgtttacatgtaccacttttttcccgccgccgccacagaaagacgtgttttatgccactcctttgtctcattttgtccaccaaacgttttatgctgtgtgtgaatgcacaaaggtgagcttaatTGATGTAgtaattgacttgttggagtggtaatcaggcatatttggtcagtgcgtgactgcaagctaatcgatgctaacatgctatttaggctagctgtatgtacatattgcatcattatgcctcgtttgtaggtatatttgagctcattcaatttcctttacttatgtcctctgtgtatttaatttgcatgacacattatctgtatgtaatattggctacatttcagatagtttgtgtgccatgttgttccagatgacagcaaacattacctagcgtgctaaatattgtaataaatctattaaaagaagacagcctgccgtgtcctttaacttggacacacacacatctatacctttggccattaaaagccagtaatttccaggagttatctcactttgcctctgatttactaatggtttctaatgttgtaaaaatgtgtgtgtgggaTGTttattatgagcacgctgtgaaataaactttaagaactcagccaacacgccttgtctgcatcttctatgattagacaagacaacacatatatttggaaGGCCATTttgaagaaggatatttaaagacaaattccatcttgtgagacgatgtcggccatcCCCGGAAGCTCGgatggcagtgtttcccacacatttatttatttgtggcggcccgccacgaaagaattacgtccgccacaaattttaaatttttttttaaaaacatgttgttgtttttttgtcctgtccagtttctcaggcaaatcatatagttgatatagttgatgtggatgcccatataggctgttcagatttactttacaaaatagaagtgtaggatacttctcttgttgccttatttgtatttgaccactactgttttctgtttatttgttactgactgtggcaggacacctctgcctctgtttcactttatgttgctggtaaataatatggttgtagtagtaggctaaagttaaattatttagtatgcacgaattaaaggggcagagctttaagagacattttagcttttatattttataagatatattttttgtaagaaccacaattaataaatatatttcagtgaataacttattgttcaaatctgtatataaatatgtacataaagtgttgtaattatattgtaaaatggatggatggacgtttaaaacaaaactgttattattaattagtaagtatacattttttgagcctttttagagaaaatcatatcattgtagtaaattatgcaaattactcgatgatgtcatgttggccacgcccatagccacgcccccaccgccacaggtatcttgacagtttatgggaaacactgaatgggttctactaattgtgagttcagatattgtatttattttttcagctttaattttgacagtactacataagatatgttttaattgctgatacgGGTTtagtgatttttaaatgcgccagaaaataacccgttttgtacactgttggtggtgattcaatgcccagtagtgcgtaaatgggTTCCTGtaaagtatttctccagcaatggtcatgtggtgacattgattatggtattttgagaggtaaccattgaagtgggacatcactgaaggGCTAGGTGGGAAACGTACGGCCCGCCACTGACAGAACCAAATACAACCGCATTAGTGTGGgaaaatatttcagtttaaacctttggaacaagGTGATACTATCAACACCGAGGAGCCAGTTTGCAGACACTAtgaaattctctttacaatgagataaaagactgtaaaaatatataaagacagaacaataagatcatatggacagccttaatgtttacattttgctttatatttattatttaacttgttttttgcctggttttgtatcattccgtgaggtgtatattacttttttttgttcggtttgtacttcatgaagttttgctcttgttgtgttttttgtttgttttcattatatttggatgtatttgtttggtttctatgctatccattaagtaagactacgtattatgttgaagggggcaggaaaatataagattttcctcatcctgttccttctcaggcattggtgtgtaaatgtgtgtttagttgctgaggtttaattgtctattgatcatagatgcacatcaatgaaggagataaataaaaaatgaatgaatgaatgagacaAACCAACACGCCTACAAGGTGAGTGCAAACAAAACAGCGCTAATTACACTACAAATCGCGCTAACATTGTTAAGATataattcacacatttctaacctactagtattacttaccgtttcattgtctcctccattacCATCGGAAAATCCATCTTTATATTGGTGCAGGTTGGAGAAGCAGGAGTCTTCGAAGTGGTTTGCACACAGGAGGGGATACTTCTTCACAGTTGAAAGCACATTGCCACAAAAGCTAGCCAGGCACTTCTTACTTTTTCAGATGAGGCCGAAAGTTGTGTCGTGACTTGTTCTGGTTAAAAGAGCAGACAACTGAACATTTTTGCCCATTTCGGTTTCATCGTCGACATCACAgagctagcaagctaagctaactagcaaaggAAGCTAGCCCGGGAAAGCTTCAAAGTTCCCTTAGACAACCGAGCGTAGATTTTCACACGATATAATCATTATTACTAACGTGAAAATGAAGGCATTAACGCCGATTAAAATATCACACTGCCGTCTTACGTCCCTGGTATGTCCAAACTACTCTGCAgctgacttcttcttcttcttctttttcttcttcttcttcttcttcttcttcttcttcttcttcttcttcttcttcttcttgttttacgGCGGTTGGCATCCACTTTAAAGGTGCATTA from the Entelurus aequoreus isolate RoL-2023_Sb linkage group LG20, RoL_Eaeq_v1.1, whole genome shotgun sequence genome contains:
- the LOC133635789 gene encoding gastrula zinc finger protein XlCGF8.2DB-like, with the translated sequence MEQEEPQPYHFKEEDQAPQTPHLKKEVGDPLNLYFKEEDEAHGISQEGEHLEGLEEVAVTKMPLTGVIVKSEDDEVKGESEDKREVESPSSSSTQHMTTEADGDHCGGSQADKLLAPLSDSDDTTSHSPDTDDDDSKADKTCHTDNTRFKCSHCDKTYDYRCHLKKHMRTHTGEKPFSCSICGKNFTHSHHLKIHQRIHTGEKPFSCSECGKSFARKSCMKQHMRIHTGEKPFSCSECGKGFALKSGLKQHMQTHNGEKSFSCSFCGKDFLRRQYFKIHLKIHAGEKSFTCSICGKTFVERQNLKVHMRTHTGEKVLSCSVCDERFSYKYQCKKHKCAGENSSSK